Proteins found in one Homalodisca vitripennis isolate AUS2020 chromosome 4, UT_GWSS_2.1, whole genome shotgun sequence genomic segment:
- the LOC124359885 gene encoding oocyte zinc finger protein XlCOF6-like yields the protein MLRQHLTQHDSFIFCPSPAPIITGDPLSEEEEGKMAQDTEKDELESEIKSEMETASPKWDSVTIKEEDSFVVAEPWPEELSNSDSFSAEDSVMNSEQNEKAVDIENMLKQIDSVEGTTKETSIKQENENIDASIEETNEKGDKDECNQYSNEDRVDMKCFATIDCHCYLCKENKHKKKTVENPNESKITCELCGRKFDTAVFKKHQAEHNETVPGDWFRCPYCTKSFPTEKSLLAHQHEHSSEQDGTAEALSVRRSSRPSKAPERHVVPHYSCTKCERMYSDQAALENHQKSHLGLSYKCNHCGKKFYSKELLEKHIQNVHLPKANVQPKRRGHQCNICGNYFDTRSSLFSHMKSHKSTVQLCEICGKTVSINAYPAHKRSHVSTCSEQVFLCDLCDKKFNNKVSLRAHKNSYHGTLKFTCEICGKQFTTMALMKHHQHIHSGKRDHTCQVCGRAFTLKITLKSHMRIHTGEMPYGCDNCGKRFTWKTTYRNHTQSCKINLINIDIKQTVNTPNPITQYTPHSLSQELPIDYSDEAKYNVPIDYSDEAKYPNPSVIGETKLFPTALNLSEEIKYTYQQPISYN from the exons ATGTTGCGTCAGCATCTTACACAACAT GACAGCTTCATTTTCTGTCCAAGTCCGGCACCCATTATCACTGGAGATCCCTTGTCAGAGGAGGAGGAAGGGAAGATGGCGCAAGACACTGAAAAGGATGAGTTGGAGTCTGAAATCAAGTCAGAAATGGAAACAGCTTCTCCCAAGTGGGATAGTGTCACAATCAAG GAAGAGGACAGTTTTGTAGTAGCTGAGCCATGGCCTGAAGAGTTGAGCAATTCCGATTCTTTTTCAGCAGAAGATAGTGTTATGAATAGCGAACAGAATGAGAAAGCAGTCGACATAGAAAATATGCTGAAGCAGATTGATAGTGTCGAGGGAACTACGAAAGAAACAAGT ataaaacaagaaaatgaaaacaTAGATGCAAGTATAGAAGAGACCAATGAAAAAGGAGATAAAGATGAATGTAATCAGTATTCAAATGAGGACAGGGTAGATATGAAATGTTTTGCCACAATCGATTGTCActgttatttatgtaaagaaaacaaacataaaaagaaaacagttgaaaatcccaatgaaagtaaaataacatGTGAACTTTGTGGAAGAAAGTTTGATACAGCTGTTTTCAAAAAACATCAAGCTGAACACAATGAAACTGTACCAGGAGATTGGTTCAGGTGCCCGTACTGTACCAAAAGTTTCCCAACAGAGAAGAGTTTACTTGCCCACCAACATGAACATTCATCTGAGCAAGATGGTACAGCTGAGGCATTGAGTGTACGCCGCAGTTCACGTCCAAGCAAGGCTCCGGAACGTCATGTCGTACCCCACTACAGTTGCACTAAGTGTGAGAGGATGTACAGTGATCAGGCAGCTTTAGAAAACCACCAAAAAAGTCACTTGGGTTTGTCTTACAAATGTAACCACTGTGGTAAAAAGTTTTATAGCAAAGAACTTCTTGAGAAAcatatacaaaatgtacatttaccTAAAGCAAACGTTCAACCAAAAAGAAGAGGCCATCAATGCAATATATGTGGTAACTATTTTGATACCCGATCAAGTCTCTTTTCGCATATGAAAAGTCACAAGAGCACAGTTCAATTGTGTGAAATTTGTGGTAAAACCGTAAGTATTAACGCGTATCCGGCACACAAACGATCACATGTGAGTACATGCTCTGAACAAGTCTTTTTGTGTGATTTGTGTGACAAAAAGTTCAACAATAAAGTTTCACTTCGTGCACACAAAAACTCTTATCATGGTACACTAAAATTCACATGTGAAATTTGCGGGAAACAGTTTACTACTATGGCACTGATGAAACATCACCAACATATCCATTCTGGTAAGCGTGATCATACTTGTCAGGTATGTGGACGAGCATTCACACTTAAAATTACCTTGAAATCACATATGAGGATCCACACAGGTGAAATGCCGTACGGGTGTGATAACTGTGGTAAGCGTTTCACGTGGAAAACTACATATAGAAATCATACTCAGTCATgcaaaataaatctaattaatatagatattaaacaaacagtaaacaCACCTAACCCAATCACCCAGTATACACCCCACAGTCTATCTCAAGAATTACCAATAGACTATAGTGATGAGGCTAAATATAATGTTCCTATAGACTATAGTGACGAGGCTAAATACCCAAATCCTTCTGTAATAGGTGAAACTAAATTGTTTCCTACAGCACTTAATTTAagtgaagaaataaaatacacttacCAACAACCAATAAGTTATAATTAA